ATCAGCGAAAACTACGTCTTTCCGTCACTCGCATTGCTCGATTCCCCGAATCAACAACGCGTCGCGATCGACGAAGCCAGTCTGCGCCACAACGCGAAGCTGCTCGAAGGGAAATTAGAAGAGTATGGCATTCAAGGCCGCGTCTCTGAGATCCATCCCGGTCCAGTCGTGACCATGTATGAATTTGAACCCGCGGCCGGCGTGAAAGTGAACAAGATCGTCGGCGTCGAAGACGATCTCTCCGTATCGCTCGGCGGACGCTCGGTCCGGATCGTCGCGCATATCCCGGGCAAAGCAGCGGTCGGCATCGAAGTCCCGAACGCGGAGCGCGAGACGGTCTGGTTGAAAGAAATCATCGGCGATCAGAAATTCCGTCGCGCCACGACGAAGTTGCCGTTGGCGATGGGCAAAAACATCGAGGGCCATCCGGTCCTCGCAGACTTGACCAAGATGCCGCACTTGCTGGTCGCCGGCGCGACCGGTTCCGGCAAGAGTGTCGCCATCAATGCGATGATCTGCAGCATCCTCTATAAAGCCACGCCGGCGGAGGTGCGGATGATCTTAGTCGATCCGAAAATGTTGGAGCTCTCCATTTACGAAGGGATCCCGCATTTGTTGCTGCCGGTGGTGACGAAACCGAAACAGGCCACGCTGGCCTTGAATTGGGGCGTGCGCGAGATGGAGCGGCGCTATCAACTCCTCTCCGCCGCGGGCGTGCGCAACATTTCAACCTACAACGAGCAGATCGAACGGGGCGAACTCGAGTGTGTCTCTCCGGAAGAAGCGGCGGATCGAAAACTGATCGATCCCGAAGCGGCGGTGCATACCGGGACGTTGCCGTATATCGTCATCATCATCGACGAAATGGCCGACCTGATGATGGTCTCGGGGCGCGAGATCGAAGAATCAGTCACGCGATTGGCGCAAATGGCGCGCGCGGCCGGGATCCACTTGATCGTGGCCACACAACGCCCGTCGGTCGACGTGATCACCGGAATCATCAAGGCGAACTTCCCATCGCGCGTCGCGTTCAAAGTGAGCTCTAAACACGACGGGCGGACCATCATCGATGCCGGCGGCGCGGAACAACTCCTCGGGATGGGTGACATGCTCTTCATGGGACCGAATAGCTCGGCGCTGGTCCGAATCCATGGCGCGTTCATTACCGAGACCGAGACGCAGCGGATCGTGGCGCATGTGAAGCAACAGGGCCAAGCACGCTACGACGAATCGATCCTGAAACCGCCGACGGCCGTCACGGAAGAGATCGAAGGCGAGAACGATGAACTGTACGACCAAGCGGTGCGGCTCGTCACCGAAACGGGTCAGGCCTCGATCTCGATGGTGCAGCGGCGCCTGCGGATCGGGTATAACCGCGCGGCGCGATTGATCGAACGCATGGAAATGGAAGGCGTCGTCGGCCCATCGATGGGGAGCAAGCCCAGGGAAATTTTAGTACAGGCGCATTGAGGAAGAATGCAAAAATCAAAATGCAAAAATCAAAATGCAAAATGGGGGATCATCGGGGTCCTTTGCTGTGCCCTGCTGACATCTGGGTCAAGTGCTGGCGCCGCGTCGCTTGATGAGCAAGTCGACACGGTCCAGCGGACGTATCAGTCGCTCGGAGATTTGCAGGCTGCGTTCACGCAGGCCACATATGTCAAGGCGTTGGGCAAGAACGTCAATAACAGCGGACTCCTCTCGCTGAAAAAACCGGGGAAATTGCGGATCGATTATCACGGCAATCCGGCGAAGCAGTACATCAGCAACGGCAAGACGCTCTGGATCACGACGCCCGGCGACCCCCAAGTCATGATGCAAAAACTCGGCAAGGCCGGCATCCCGCGCGAGGCGCTCGCGTTCCTCACCGGCTTCGCGCAACTCCGCGAACTCTTCACCGTCACTGCCGGTGACGCCGGCAAACGCGGCGCGATCCATCTGACCCTCACGCCGAAACGAGGCGGCGGTTTCCGCCGCCTCGATGCGGCATTCAACGAACGCGGTCTGCTCACTGCACTCACGGTCCACAACAACGGCGGCGGCACCGCCAGCTACCGTTTTTCCAACATCCGCACCAACGTCGGCATCGACGACGGCCTGTTCCACTTCTCCCCCCCGGCTGGGAGCCAGGTCATCCGGCCGTAGTGGTAAAGTGACACGATCTCTGCTATCGACAACCTCGTATGAAGAAAAATTATCGGCGGCCGCGCTTTGTCATGGCACAAATTACGACTATCGACAAAATGGACCGCAGTTTTGACATCCGCTTTTGGCAACGTTGCGGCGTGCGAGCCATCTTCGCCACTGCTTGGGGGATGATCGATGAAGCCAGAAAATGGAAGAGACAACGTGGCCGTCAACCCCGACTTCAGAGATCTGTTGCAGTGCTTAAACGCCGCGAACATCTTTGTGTTTCCCCGACAACACAGCCAGTCCCAAAACAACCATTCTCGAGGCACAAGGTCCGCTAATGCGCCAGTGCCTGTTTGCAAAATCGCTTTCAGTGTCCATTAGCCCGGGCGGGGCACGAGGGGTGCCTGCGGGCCGTTTGCCTCGCGTATGATAATCTGCTGTACAATTGCAGGGGCGGCCCGTGCTTCAGCCGGGTGGAGGGGCCAGGGGCACCCAGGGGCTCCCGCAGCCGTTTTCTCCTTGCGAAATCTAACGCCGAAAACGGCGAGGGCGAGCGCGCGGCGGCTCGATGCCGCCGCGATAGCGTACCCTGGGGGCCCCTGGCCCCTCCGCCCGGCCCTCGGAATGCGCACTGACCAGTGCAGTGTGAAATGCGTTGTCGACCCCGCACTCCTTCAGCAATTTTGCAAACACACACTCTGCCCTGCACTAAAAAACCATGTCTAAAAAACCATTGCACCGGGTGCGGGCATACGCTATGCGGCGACTGCACTTTGGGGCGATCTTAACGACACAACCTTAATAAAGGAGCGATCTTATGCGTCGAACCGCTACACTCATCGTAACCCTCGGCCTCATCGCCGGACTGGGCGCCTGCAAGAAGGCACCGGAAGCGACCGGCACCACGACACCGGAAACCAAGACCGAAACGACCGCTCCGGCCCAGCCGGAAGCCGGCAAGGCGCCGGAGGCCACGACACCGAGCACTGCCGCCACACCCACCGCCGGCGGATTGACTGCCGAAGCCATTGCCGATTCGCTGAGTAAGGCGGTCTGCGAACGGATGGCGGCCTGTAATCAAAATTCGGGCCTCTCCGCTGCCGACTGCACGTCCGGTATGAGCAAGGACTTGGCGCAGAATCTGCCGGAGAAGGCGAAGGCCGTGGACAAGGGCGGATTGGACGGCTGCGTGGCCGCGATTGCCAAGGCGACCTGCGACGAGCTGAATTCGCCGGAACCGCCGAAGGGCTGCGAATTCATGAACTAGGCCAGGATGGGCAGCACGCGCGGCAGCAGTTGGAACTGCGCGGGGAGTTGGCCGGCGATTTCGCCGTCGAGTGTAATGCGAACGGGGTGCGAACTGTGCAGCGTGAGCGTATGCGCGGTTCGCACCCCGATCTGTTCCTGACGATCCAATTTCCCGGTGTACAATTTCGGCAACAGCTCGAGTAAGCACCAGCGAGAGAGCGCCCCCACGACGACCAAGTCGAAGCGCCCATCGTCCAATTTCGCGCGCGGCGCGACGTGCATCCCACCGCCGCAGTATTGCCCTATCGCCACGATCACCGTGGTGATCGGCTGCCGCGTCTCCGGTTCGTCGTCGATCGCTAACGTAATATCCGGCGCGCCCCATTGCCAAAAGGCCCCGATCGCACCAACACAATAGTTAATCGTCCCCTGGCCCCAACTCGGGAGCTTCTTCGCGCGATCGACCACATCCCCGCCCAGTCCGACATCGGCGACGTTGCAAAAATAGCGGACCAGCGCGTGGCCGTCGTGCGTGTGCAGCGCAACGCGACCGATGTCGTAGTGCCGCAACCGCGCTCGGTTTAAGTACTTTAGTGCAGCAAATGGTTCTTCCGGAAGGCCAAGGCTGCGCCAATAGTCGGTTCCGGAACCGGTCGGAATCGCGGCGAGCGTCACGTCCGGATGCAGGATCTGGCCGTCCTCCGTCATCACGCCGTTCAAAACCTCGTTGACCGTGCCATCCCCGCCCACCGCAATCAGACGGCGATAGCCTTGCGCAATCGCTTGCGTCGCCAGGATCGTCCCCGCGCCACCGGCATTGGTAAATTCGAAGTCGAACGGACCCAACGTGCGGTGCAGTTGATCGGCCAGCCGTGGCCACAGATGGCGACCGCGACTCCCCCCGGAACGGGGATTGACCACGACGAACGTCTTCGGTGCAGGCGCCATGCGCCCCAATGGAGTAACGAAACCCCACGCCGGACTCAAGCGGTTTCCTGTGGTTAATTCTGACGCTCGCAACGGTCATTCTCAATTCATGTCGCCCGCGCTTACGGAGAAACAGCTAGATAGCGCCGACGCC
This portion of the Deltaproteobacteria bacterium genome encodes:
- a CDS encoding DNA translocase FtsK, giving the protein MTARYLNLAGAYVVAGTLFFIAFIYATHVSLFFLLRWSWQLLRFGAHRLGRGLVIAAARSQRGVPKLARALAARYTAWQERRAVRAAAAPMATRRTTTANVRISRAPDADGGLSATDHEPPAMSPEPPVPSHQSPATASGPKIFERRDLHEKEKAIKEAQLELARISENYVFPSLALLDSPNQQRVAIDEASLRHNAKLLEGKLEEYGIQGRVSEIHPGPVVTMYEFEPAAGVKVNKIVGVEDDLSVSLGGRSVRIVAHIPGKAAVGIEVPNAERETVWLKEIIGDQKFRRATTKLPLAMGKNIEGHPVLADLTKMPHLLVAGATGSGKSVAINAMICSILYKATPAEVRMILVDPKMLELSIYEGIPHLLLPVVTKPKQATLALNWGVREMERRYQLLSAAGVRNISTYNEQIERGELECVSPEEAADRKLIDPEAAVHTGTLPYIVIIIDEMADLMMVSGREIEESVTRLAQMARAAGIHLIVATQRPSVDVITGIIKANFPSRVAFKVSSKHDGRTIIDAGGAEQLLGMGDMLFMGPNSSALVRIHGAFITETETQRIVAHVKQQGQARYDESILKPPTAVTEEIEGENDELYDQAVRLVTETGQASISMVQRRLRIGYNRAARLIERMEMEGVVGPSMGSKPREILVQAH
- a CDS encoding diacylglycerol kinase family lipid kinase gives rise to the protein MAPAPKTFVVVNPRSGGSRGRHLWPRLADQLHRTLGPFDFEFTNAGGAGTILATQAIAQGYRRLIAVGGDGTVNEVLNGVMTEDGQILHPDVTLAAIPTGSGTDYWRSLGLPEEPFAALKYLNRARLRHYDIGRVALHTHDGHALVRYFCNVADVGLGGDVVDRAKKLPSWGQGTINYCVGAIGAFWQWGAPDITLAIDDEPETRQPITTVIVAIGQYCGGGMHVAPRAKLDDGRFDLVVVGALSRWCLLELLPKLYTGKLDRQEQIGVRTAHTLTLHSSHPVRITLDGEIAGQLPAQFQLLPRVLPILA
- a CDS encoding outer membrane lipoprotein carrier protein LolA translates to MQKSKCKNQNAKWGIIGVLCCALLTSGSSAGAASLDEQVDTVQRTYQSLGDLQAAFTQATYVKALGKNVNNSGLLSLKKPGKLRIDYHGNPAKQYISNGKTLWITTPGDPQVMMQKLGKAGIPREALAFLTGFAQLRELFTVTAGDAGKRGAIHLTLTPKRGGGFRRLDAAFNERGLLTALTVHNNGGGTASYRFSNIRTNVGIDDGLFHFSPPAGSQVIRP